Part of the Cyprinus carpio isolate SPL01 chromosome A1, ASM1834038v1, whole genome shotgun sequence genome is shown below.
attaatgagTTTATTTATTGGTCTATTGGGTACATAAGCAGTTGTTGTGGAAACCATCCAGAAATCAAGCCAAGCCACATATCAAATCACAGTCATACTGACAAGAACATTTGCTTATACGTGCATCGGCAGACAGGGATATTATTTTCCCTTGAGACTGAGCTGACAAAGCATAAATTGCACACAGCACAGATTACTGCACTAATGGGCATGTGGTCTGCTAGCATTTGCACTTGCATTTAGTGTTGTGATCAATAAATCACTCACTGATGTTTCTTTGTGTCCTTTCCCTCTCATTCTAGGTTATCCATGACCTCAGATTTACAACATTACAGTTTCAGGATGCCGAATATAGGGTTCCAGAACCTTCCCCTCAATATCTACATTGTCGTCTTTGGGACGGCCATTTTCGTCTTCATCCTCAGCCTACTCTTCTGCTGCTACCTGATTCGGTAAGACCACCTGGTGTTTAATGTGTGCGGCAGCAGAATGTGTTTGGACAAGCCTCAAAATGCCATACATTTGCTTATTTATCCTCTTCAGCCAGTTACAGGGTTTGAACGTCTGATTTAATCTCTAAATATACAGGCTACAAAACGGAATTGTTGTAATTAAAAGGCTAACACACATTTGAGCATAATTTGCATCATGATTTGTTTGTAAATTCATGAAAAACGAAATCCACCCTGTATGAATAAGTGGGTGTAGTTGGAACGTGTGGTGTAGAGTGTTGCCATCAGAACTGATGTACGTCATTAAAGTCACATTTACACCACAAATATAAAAGTTACCTACTGTATGAACCTCACATGCTGACACTCTCTTAGATTATGCCACAAATGCATGGACTGGTGTTCATCTAGACAACTGTCCAACGCACCATGCTCAAAGGTAAAATAGAAAATGGAAGAGAGTTTAAAAGACTTCTGTGAGAGGATGGAGGAGAACTAACAGATGGTGATGGAACATCTTCACACCGTTTTTATACCATGTGAGGCAGCTTTTATCATGCTTACTTTGAATCAAGTCTAAATTTCAGAACCATGCCTTAATTATTAGTGGCTGTCCAATAAAGAAGTAGAGATAAATCTgcaaatttcattcatttatacttctgctaGGTACTGAGAAGCTAATCCTACACATTAACACAGTTTGTGGTTGTTTTGTTCTAATAGAGCTGTTCAGTTTCAGAATGGGTTCCCTCTGAAATGTTGGATTTAGTTTTGGATTTGtgagtaaaataaggtctgttATTAGCATTTCAATATATAGACTTGTCTGTAAATTGCACTGTCCTACCGTaatgggatttttatttattaatttatatttttaaaatacacatttaagccAATTCCCATGGGAGCCCAAGGCAAATTAGCCTTTCCAGGTTGGTCTACAAACCACATCTTGATGGCATGCCTGAACAGCTCTACTGCAAAACAGCATTTTCTTGGGGATGGTGTCTTCAGCTTGTAAATGAAATCCAAAGCTTCTGAAATTCCTAAATAAGTGACGATCGGGACAATAAGGCAATTGTTTGGCATTTTGAAGGAAGATCATGATTACTTGTTGCAGAAAtggttttgttacttttaatttttttttgttcgatGCACTAACAAAGATTTTCATGAAGAGTGAGAAGGTCACACAACACAGTTTGGAGAAGCTAAGAAAGCTACTGACTTGataatctgaattaaaaaaaaaacacaattacagtcTCGCCCCCGCTTAGATTTGGCTGGTAGTTTACATGTAGATGGATATAAAGCTTCTTATTTTTCACAATAACTGAACCCAAAGCAGCTTAGTTGCACAATCACAAATCAAAGCATTTTCAACCTTGAGGAAACTACATTGTGTCACCAACTTCCCTTATGGATTGAGTGAACTCTACAGCAGCTGCTTCACAACTTGaaggacatttatttttattttttttacttttcaagagAGAATGAACCTGGCAATGAGCAAACACATAGAAATGCGAATATTTGGTCCTTCATGAAGCTTAAGAAACTCTTTTTCCTTCAGCTATTGAGCTGCTGTCATCTAGTCAGATTTTTCCTGAGCGCTGCCATGTGGTCATTCCTGGCAGCAGAGATACTGAAGCTTTAATGTGCAATTGTGTAGCATCTCTTACATAAGACAGTGAGAACCAGCGGCTCTCATCCAAATTGACCCTAACCAGTGGGGAAGATGGTAAGTTCTTTCCcatttaatataaactatttctgttttatttgactTTGCCTTCCCCCTTActgcattttcaaatgtttacCTGTACTGGTAGCCTTTTATAGTCTTATATTAGTCGTACCAGTAAAAGAACACTAGATTCTTGAATGAAAAACTGTCAGATTACCAAGTCAATTATAAACAAGTTTGTATTTAGCCCAGATTCCAAGCTTCTAAAGATGCAGTCTCCCTTGCATGTAATTAGTTCACAGATATTCATAACTTTCTCATTGAATTACCAGCAAACATTTGTTATGCCCTCATGCACAAAGAGTATGTGGCCACTAAAAACATTTTAGgcgcatttaaaaatgcattaacatcgttttaataataattaattaattaaatgtcaaaataactggtatttattttagttgactGCACAAGTACACTTTTCACCtacaacatttcacaaaatatgtaAGTGGGGCCACTGTACATCTGAAGACCAGCTCtgaaatatttatactgtacattacaccAGCAGGGGATAATGGAAATGACAACAATTGCATATTCAGCATGTACCAAAATAGTAGGCCAACATTCTGCCTAGCTGCATTTTCCACTATATTTTTATCTTGCTATTTTTCACCTCCACGTATACCTTCAGCACTGTTGAAACGATAGGGGAGAAGGCAGAGTGCTTATGCATAGCTTTTTACATCATTTAACAGTTGATTTTGACAGGATGGAGACGTCCCTAATGAGAAAACCAGCATATGTTGTTTTTGAATGCTGGTTACCAACATGGGATGTCTGTATGCTAGTGTACCCACCAGGGTTCTTACTGAAAatgaattttctttcatttattcaccctaaaGGCattacaaacctgcatgactttcttcccatagaacacaaaaagtgtatttttaaagaaaatcttgGCTACTCttttcaatacaatgaaagtgaataaggAATGGTGCTGTCAAGCTGAAAAAGACAAATAATCAGACTGATCCAGTCGCACTGATCTGGCCACTGTGCTAAACAGCTCACTAAACGTACAAACGTTCAACCATTTCTATACCAAACCTACtctatggcttcagaagacttggtaTATAGTTGTTTGGACCACATCTAAGGAACTTTTATAGTTATGTTGCGTCTTTTATGAAACTTGAAAGCTCCAGTCCCATTTCAATGTGAATGCATTGAAAAAGGCGACCagtatgttattaaaaaaaaaaaaaagtccctcttttccacagaagaaagtaatgtagtttttaaaacacgagggtgagtaaatgataacagaatgttCCTTTTTTGGTGAAACTTATTCTCCTATATAACTTAACTAGTTACCAGCTAGACAAGAATGAAGTTTGTCTTTTCAGCAGGGATTTCTATGTAAAAGATGCTTTCCTTTTTATAGTTAAGATGAAATGATAGCGATCAGGAGCCGGTCTCTTGACCTGTTTAGTTAAACTGCTATTTTACCAGGAAAATCATAGACTGAATAAAGGACCATCAGACTGTAGTCGTGCGATTCTGTGGACATTCACAACATGAAAGATGAGAGAGTCGTGAGCTCAAGTGGACCTGTGAAGGATGTCGTGATTGAGAGCAAACACACGCAGCCGCACGTAGCAGCCATGCACCAGCTCCGACACACAAATGCGAAATGCCCCTGTGACtggtgaacacacacatggaGAAGAAAACTGCCGGGTGGGGGAGTGTTCGTCTGGCACAGTCATCCTCATGGGAAGAAAATCGAAATTCACACACACCCGTCTGAGATTGAGCACTTACTGTGACATGTTAATAGCTGTACCAGTTATTTTACAATGCAGGGAAATGGTTATAAGGTGGTTTTCTACGTGATGGACTGGAACACTACCCTAATGGTGCATGAGCAATCATGACTGCCTGTTGTTTGTCAAATGACAGTTTATCTTGACCTAGCTTCCTCCAGGAACTACACTGTATGATTTTGGCCCTGATTATGAAACATGAATATCTTGTTATTTTACGTTCCCATCATGTTATGATCGTATTTTTGCTTTGAAGAACGAATGCTCCTTGACTACTTTCACCCAGCCACCACAGACTTCAGGTGCTattcacataaaacacatttttgcattccacttCACTGCATTTCCATTGTTTTCCTTTGTAAATTTGCAGTAGGCGGACATGTGTGACCTGCAGTGTCTTATGCATGACATGGCATTCTAAAAATTCATTGCTTAAGGTAAAAGAGTTTTTTTCATACAAGTCACTTGCGTTGTGCATTTTTAAACgtaaaaacacattcttttgCGGGGCCCTTTATACGTCAACATTAGCACcagggttttggctttgttttttttttgcatgccaaTAAGTATAAACAAAAAATGTCCTAAAATACCCATAAATCCCTCATCCTCACCACAAAAGGGAAAATCTGCACCTTTACCTGCTGGTTTCTTATAGTATGTCAGTTTCTCTCCTAGACTGTGCTGCCTGTTTTACAGGTCCCTCTCACTCTGCTGCGAGAGGTTAAGCTTACTTGTAATGGAGGTAAATTTTACAATACATGTCTCCAGTTTTCTCATATCTATCCAACTCTTTCTTCACTTGCTAAGTCTTTTCTGAATGTATACTGTATTATCTTTGATCAGATTGCAAGGTACTGTGGTATCGTATGTTGTGTTCATTTCCTTTGTACAGGAAGAAATATTGGTTGAAATTATGTCATATCTTTCAAAGCATCTAAAAGGGTTTCagcaaaacaaacattcaaaaaaggCCACGATAAATGTCTTGTAAAGCTATTGGACTTGGACTAATGTTCTAACAGCTCTACAGACATTAACAGTTCAGACATTAACAAATTAGAGGCTAAACATAGTGTGTGAGGCatttgctgattttctttaaATAGCCTTTTTCTTACACCAGAGACTCGATGCATTCCAGTTATTTTCCGCCAGGGttcctctctcactttctctctctctgtctgcgaCCCACACTTGCTCAAGATCTAAATGGTGTTAAATGTAGACTGTCCATTGGTTGGCTGCCTCCATTTCTTGACTTCATGCCAAGAGTATCTGTATATAGTTCTTTTAAAGGGTCTGGCTCCAGTCTAACAGTCACACTCAGTAAAGCATTGCAGCGGTGTGAGTAGGTAGTGCCTGGGCAGTCTGGTTCAGACAGGCTGTTAAAGTGTGGTCAAGCTTAATGAGACAATACAAGACCCAAACTACTCTAGAAAGACTCGCAAGagagttttaaaatattaaggcagCTCACAGCACTGCTAGAACTGGACGCAGCCAATGTCAAGAGGAAGATCTCTGAAAGTGGATGTCTCTGTGTTTAATTATATGATTAAGCTCAAATATGGTGGAtataatttatactatatatGATCATCAGGATGACTGGAGCAATGCCTTTTGGGTAGTGAAGACCACAATTTGTCAAATTGTGGCTGAAAAATAAGGTCAAGGCATGTGTTTACCATATACAATTGGAAAATATAAACAGAGGTCCAAAAGGCATTTATCACACCCAGAAAACCCTGTGAAAACACTGCCATTTAAAGTGAGCTGTATTTTAGTATCATGGTTCAACTTTGATTTTGGTCTTTGTTTATATATAGTTGGGTATTATCAATGTCTCTCCAGCACAGgtttatgaaaatgttatgtcACACTCTGAACTAAAACAAAGATTTCTTTTTTCCAGGTTACGGCACCAGGCTCACAAAGAGCTCTATGCATACAAGCAGGTGAGCTGCTGACGTATCTGTTCAAACTACCTACTgtattatgtaaatgtacattatttactGTGTATGATTCAATTTGGGTGTGAATGGGAGTGTTAcaaactgattattatttttattttgttaacagGTTATTCAAAAGGAAAAGGTCAAAGAATTAAACTTGCATGaggtgagattttattttatttaattatttattgtgacTAATCATGTTTAGTCataatctcaattttttttttttttttttttttacaaattttacaacactgttgaaACACTGATATTTATCACTGTCTGTTCACAGTTGTAGtctaggtttttttgtttgtgtgtgtgtttgtattttgagTAGTTTTAAATGTTCAAGTTTAACATTGTCACCCTAATTGACATAACACTTGTAACCACAGTAGCTGACGGtcattatattaatgaatatCAGTTATATTCTGATATAGTACTCAGTGGATATAGAATATAGACTGTTAAACCTGAGCTACCCTCCACCCTGAACGTATAGACGTTTTACAGGAGATGTATGCTCTCCATGTTTAATATAAGCCTATGACGTGTTTAACCTTCACCGCGATGGTTTGTACATGACCGTGTTAACAGGCCAGTGTCCTGACTTCATATGTGAGTGCTAATGAAATGTTAGCAACAATATTGAGGTGTTAGGACACCAGAGCTCTTGCTGAATGCTCAAACTGTCCTGGAATTTCTCGTAGCCCTTCACTCCCTTTCTGTATCTCATAAAAGTTCATTGTCGAGGAATTGTTTTCACATTGTCGTATTTTATTCATCATGAGTAAAGTTGGATATTCCTCCACAAAGAGCAGGCGgagattttaattaaacatttatgtatCTTCTGGCTGCGTATGTGCATGAATGCgatgtaatatttaaacaaaacagtgaCGGCATTTGATGGAATACTCGGCCTTGTGTAGCGTCTGGCTACTTTTCATTTGTATTTGATACAACCGCACTGCAAtggcaacacaaacaaaacaattagtaACATTTTATCTTGGAAAGGAACACAAAGTTCTCCCAGCCACTGCATTTTTGTCTAGTACATGAAGTGTCATCAATATTAACAACACTATTAGTGATTTATATTAGTCATATCTTTTGAAACACGCCTGAAAACTATCAGCACTGCCCAGAAGTGCCAAGCAAATGTCAGCCGCACTTGTAAACTCAGTTTGTATGGTATTCTACAAGTTTTGTTGGACTTTCTGTGCCAGCAGTCATGACACTCATTTGTCAGACTCaagattttatatttgatatggatttttatttttttttataaataggttTGGGGAAACACTTTCGTCAATACGCCTAATACTGGCTTTTTTCGGAAGATGTTTAATAGTTTTCAGGTGTTCCCATCTTTTGTTAGGTAACAATATTGGTTAACCAGactaatttgattatgctttaAGCGTCCAATAAGGGCTTAGTACTCTCagctatttttaaatgcatttaaatcaattcaaatgtTATGATTGTATACAGGCATGAGAGATTTTCACTAGCATAGTTAGAGGTTACAGACATTCAGCACAGCCATACAAAGCTACCGTTTCCCCCTGAGGAAACCGACCATAGCATGTGTCCGACCATAGCATGTAGCCTCAGCTTTTAAGATCAAACCACCATGAGTTAGAAAGCTGAATTACACTGCTTCACACCACTCCTTGATCCTTGATCTTACATTAGATACAGCATGGAACAAGTGAATATAATCTCAGCTCTCGAAACATTAAGTACCCTTCCTTTAAGgtgattatacacacacacacacacacattgtacgGTAGAGCTTGTGCACAGATGATTGACGTGCAAACACACTGGTGCAGAAATCTAGCATATGTGCCAGACGGTTGCCAAGATATGGATCCTCAGATGGCAACCAGTGACAACAGCATGGACATAAATATCACAGCATCAGTGAGTAAGATTTATTGTGCGTAATTCCACTGCAGTGAAACAGTCGAAAATAAAACTGCAcggtttgtgttttattatacTTGTGCGTAGCTGCAACTCTCTAGGTGAGAGATCAAACAAATGAGAGCTGTGGTGTGAAATGGACTGAGCAGTACTTATTTCCGTTTGGTAAAAAAAGACCCCCGGGAGTCACATTTGAACTGCAGGTTGTGGTCCTTTCAATTCAGAAGACAGGAGAAAAAGAGGGCCAGGGcgttaataaaacagaaatgcacGATGATGATCCACGGTAGTTTTATTTAGTGTCTTTACTATACTATTGtagcttttgttaatattttaaatgagttttttaatactgtctgttttttattttgtgtgtgtttgtttatatatttttttatatgtactaaatgttgccttggcaactagctaaaaaaaataagcttacgttttttttttttagttaatgattattttaagtaactttttttctgttatagtCTTAGTTCTAGTTTTAGTTCATCTTAATATCCATTACGAGAATGACACTGGTCCGGCTGGATGATTTATTATAACCAGACTGGTCTTGGTTGGAGTAGAAAAAGTAATAGTGAAAGAAATAGCAGTGTCTGTTTTGTGCAAGATTTAGTTATATGTTTAGTGTTATGAAGAAACATTCTGTCCCTTGTTGGCCTGTTAATGGCATTCTTTGGCATTCTTTCCTCACAAAAGCCAACAGTGTATATTCAGCAGACAATCTCTTGCGAGACGTGTGCTTGCAGTCTCGCTTGTCTCAGACAGAGAACCATTGTGTCTCGATAATTCACCAGCCACCCCCTGCTCTGGGTCAATGACACCTAAAGCACTCTGGCTTTATACAGAACTATATCATGTTTTGTGATGCACACAGAATAGTAAATAACTGTTGTGACAGACACCCATGTGCCCAGGCACATTTGTCCGAAACCACTTTTGTTCTCTTACAACTGGTACTGTGCATTTCCCAGCCCACTTGTTTGCTGTCAGCAAggttaatgaaatatttactttgtacacAGTTCTGGAAGAAGTCCTGGATAAAAAGAGCTATGGAACATAACAGTTTTTAACTTTCACTTGTATTCTGAATTATTACAGCAAGGTATTATACTGGTATTTATATTGTGAATTAACACTTTGTCAAGGTTGTATGATTAATTCTGAATATTCTATAAAATAatctgaatataaaataaaaaatggcagctGTTGTTGCCAGaatttaagcaacattttaagatttacagatttaacttaattaaattgaaatttacagtaaacaaaaaaaaaagtgtttttttttcagtgacaaaatTGTCTAAAGATAggaaataaaatagttttcagaacatttctaatatatatatataatttttacatttataaatattaatattctcaaactataaaattaataattttattatccAATAATGCTTAATATCTTTACCGTGGTACACCCTGTCTTTCTGTTTGGCTTTTCCTTAGTTGACGTTCTCATTTTCAACTAGATGTTAGCCCTCAGACTTATATGGAATAGCCAGTACCTGAGTATTTTACATCACACTACACACTAcatcacatttacattacatcacTATTTAATTAAGTCCAAATGTCCACAGAATATATTTTTCTGATGTGAGACAGATTGTTAATCAATGCGTTTGGTTTGCCACTTACACAATGGTGGAGTTAGAGGTTTATACAGTACATGGGGTGGCCAGGGGGTGGTCAAGACTAATTCAGGGGGCCCACAGACCATTTCTGTAATCCCAAATCAGTGTCCACTCCAacctggcatttaaaaaaaacatgaataaatcctAAGATTGCTGATTACACATTACCCCACATTAGCTATACATTACTACCGTAACTTCAAATGTTTCTCTATTGGAACTTATTTCTATCATCTGAATAACCAGCAATTGGAGCAAAGGAGCTAACATTAACTTACACAGTGAAGTCTGTAAATGTTGTTAAGAAAACCTAAAACTTCAGCTTAATACAAATAGGGCTGCCAACTTTTGAGTTTAGCCATGAGAATTATTAAGGAATAATTAACAAGCTTGTGATTAAGTATGTTAAGTAGAAATTAAGTAGAAATTtttctaaactaaactatacaGGGAGCTCTATAATTGaggttaaaagtaaaaaatgatttGTATACAAGTACATATTTGACTACTTTTATATTAACGTTATAtatctatacattttattaattataattaaaaagagtaattatatgagtaaaaatataataaatgtaatttttgcaaaATTCTCCCCTAGTGCACATTTTCTTGCCGCGGTTGAAACACTCATTGAGGGATTGCATGAGACACTATGCATTCAGTAAGTTGTAGTGTATCTTTCAGCATGCCCTCGGATGTtcagtcatgtttatttcatgctaattaGAATGCACTCCTGCTTCACTTAAACTGAGGCAAAGCACGTGAACATTCACCCCACTAAAGAGCTCCACAACTGTATTTATCTTTTGAAATACTTGATAAAACTAACAGAATTTGAATGCTGGGACTTTTTCTCAGTATCAAAAGTAACCTGGTCTTTCTTGTCTGTCAGCGTGTTGTCTGTGTCCTGTTTGTTCTGCAATGTTTTTCActctgtaaaaaaattaatgtgtggAGTGAGAGTTCGCAGAGGCTGGAAGCCACACCGGATGAGATGAAGTGCGATGCGGCACACCAGACGCATCACTTCATTGAGTTTGAGgctaaaataaatgcttctttcagtatgattaaacaaagaaaattagATAGTAGCATATTAAATTTTGGGGCGGCACCTGGGGTGGGCAATCAGATGTCAGGGATGTCTAGTGCCACCCTGGACAGCCCTCTGGCTCCACCGCTGCTTTACAGCACCGGGTCTAGACATGATAAGCAGCAATCAGAAAATGCTGCATTTCAACTGATGTCCATGAAAGGTTTTTGCCATATCTGCACCCCCAACTGCTACACTTCACTGCTAGATTACAAAGGAATCGTCTTGAGTGTAGTCCATTTCATGGCTTAAGATGGAAAagccttaaaataaatgttctcagGCATATCGATGTTATGTCTATTATAAAGTTGTAGGTTAACAGGAGAAATCTTCACAAGAATACTGCATTACAACATATCTTTTGGTCTCACTGATCTTTGAAGGAGATATCGTCCATTTCTTGTAATAACTTGCTGAGTTTATTCAATGGAACAGTTTTCTTCATTGAGggcaaaattgtttttatttcaacattttatctgTGTTTATGGGAATATACTGTTTTCTCTCCCCAGATTTGTGCTGTGTGTTTGGAGGAATTCAAGCAGAAAGATGAGTTGGGAATCTGCCCATGTAAACATGCCTTTCACAGAAAGTGAGTACCCTGGCATATGTTGTTTTCTAAAAAGAGGAACATTTCTGCACTGCTAGCGGCACCAAACTATTTTTGCAGTCTGTTTATTTGAGCGACCCTCCTGGGCCAAAATTAACATTGGGGTCTGAGGTTGGACCACCTGTTTGATGAACAATGGAAGACAGGTAGTGTGTACACACTTAAAACCttcaattaaatgcaaatgtacaGTGTAACATGGTTTTAAATGTGCCAGATAACTGTAATCTGCCATTGATCTAGTTGAAATGTGTCTGACTCACCCATCTCTTTCGCCACTTTGTGAAACATTTGCACATCACAACATACAACATAATAATGGCAAAGTAAATGTCAGAGCAGTGCTTGGACTCTTATCAAAGGGGTGGGAAACTCTGTTCTTTATAAACATTTCAACATTATAGTTTGCTTCTATGGGAATCCAGACAATTTTTAGCTTAAATGGGTCATTGAAGTGAAGTCATATATTAAATGGTAAACTGGCAAAATGAtatagttaattatttaattaattaatacatttgtatttttatattaattcatatatatttttgttattttagaatcAATACATCACAAGAGTGCTAGCTGATGAAAATTAGGCCCCAAATAATCtacatgaaaacaataaaatgtgaacCTAAATCACTTGATACATATCATTTGCACGTCACGCTGTATGATATATGAGCTCCGGGACATTCCCATAAAATCCCCCTAAAATTCCTTCCATTAAATTCAGATTTGAATACTTATCACATGATATTTTAGAGGAGACAAAATGATACATAAATCAAATAGATCTGAACTATTATTAAAGGACAGAAAAGcttaaagaagagaaaaaaaaaaacgaaatgtaaataattattgaattgatgcaataataataataatttcttgttGTTTGGATGCATattgattgaaataaaaatattaaaatttataaaatggataaaattcctaaaaaaaaaaaaaaccctaaaggCTCCAACATCCCAACTGTGTCAGTGGTTAAATGAGGACTTATGTATCATAGATCTGTTTGTGTACCTGATGGGACCAACAGGGCCTAAAATAGAACTGTGCTTATAGTGAATTATTCATCAGTGCAGAGATAGCAACATCTCACTCAGACTAACCCGAGATTCATTCTCACATTCCACATGGGAAGAGAAGACGCATAACCAGCCCTGAGACATCATATGAGCTCACTTTAGACTTGCTATCAGTAGCATTATTGGTAGTTTGGGTTAGCAGTGTCTCTTTGTAGTGTGATCCTCTGCTGTGATCTGGGAAATTTTTGGCAGATTATTATCTAGTTGGCCTTTCATCTTCTAAATTCACTTTGTATCTCTTTCAGGTGCCTTATTAAATGGCTGGAGGTGAGGAAGGTTTGCCCGCTCTGCAACATGCCCGTCTTGCAGCTGGCGCAGCAGCAGAGCATGTCCGAATCTGTGCCCCCATCGCAGCAGCCTCTGCCCGGAGTGGAGAACCTGGTGTAGCCCCTCCTGTTTCTCCTAAAAATCTGACCACCACTACCTTCACACTCACTCCTGTACAGGTACACATTCATATCCAAGGACAGAGTGCAGGATTTGTGCCTGGAGCCACGGTGACCTGTGACCTGCATATGTTCATGTCCTGCCTTGGTGGCTttacaaaggattttttttttttcaaattactgTCTGATAATGACGAAGAATTGAATTTACATGGCCAAGCCATGTTTAAAGTAAGCGTTCCACACCAAAGCACTTTTTTGAGGACACCAGTGAGAGGCAAATAAAAGAcaaggactaaaaaaaaaaacataacattaaaacccctttaaacttcttttttaactaaagtttttttttttttttaacaagcacTTTACACACAACTCAAACCTAGTTGCTTGTGATAGTAGCAAgatcttgttttatattttatgatttcaaacttttttagAGCCACAGagcaaaccattttttttttttttttttcattagagaGGGTTacgtttatactgtatattaaagggACAGCAGCTCTCCAATGTGTATATGTTTGTTAGCGTGAGTGTTT
Proteins encoded:
- the rnf24 gene encoding RING finger protein 24 isoform X1; this translates as MLYLPVLSMTSDLQHYSFRMPNIGFQNLPLNIYIVVFGTAIFVFILSLLFCCYLIRLRHQAHKELYAYKQVIQKEKVKELNLHEICAVCLEEFKQKDELGICPCKHAFHRKCLIKWLEVRKVCPLCNMPVLQLAQQQSMSESVPPSQQPLPGVENLV
- the rnf24 gene encoding RING finger protein 24 isoform X2 — translated: MTSDLQHYSFRMPNIGFQNLPLNIYIVVFGTAIFVFILSLLFCCYLIRLRHQAHKELYAYKQVIQKEKVKELNLHEICAVCLEEFKQKDELGICPCKHAFHRKCLIKWLEVRKVCPLCNMPVLQLAQQQSMSESVPPSQQPLPGVENLV